In one window of Tachypleus tridentatus isolate NWPU-2018 chromosome 2, ASM421037v1, whole genome shotgun sequence DNA:
- the LOC143245540 gene encoding zinc finger MYM-type protein 1-like produces CGTQPQEGTTHTQGEKLPPGPKDLSQLPDSGPTSLDLKRYPATEYSGQSRSLNKNWRDQHSWLDYSVTQDAAFCFACRLFSHTHFSKTEKSFIHEGFRNWKKATTSLKSHDNSAGHKFAMQAWAEFKLQKTKCARIQHALDTNHAKTVEENRHYIRAVIDALLYTACQNEAQRGHREGSQSNNRGNFLELLDMIFRYDEIVKKKLSGPGNAKYMHHDIQNELLDIIAGMIRKNISKEIMKAEHFALMVDETKDVSKQEQLSIMVRYHHQQSLHEEFLDFTGAEGLDADSLLKKIMETLAKCGIVHNACIGQCYDGAAVMSGHNSGVLERFRKEVSQAVYVHCYAHRLNLVLVDCMHNVQAVAEFFETIQKLYKFFSTSVVHDEFLKVQKELEPVNQHIELKRLSDTRWTCQHAACLAVKRTLPAIVTTLKRFVEGDNVHRAIESKGLDQQFITSLVAIVKLLLMTKQLSDHLQSPDLQLASSEDLVQSVISGLSEMRTEAACKDLEESAEDICKKVGIQTETVHQGGQQTALRHLDEFIITSSTGQRNEPTPNARRHTFYSIIDRMINELNRRFSSNACSVLMGTAALNPKHSVFLDKQALLGMAANYGVAENDLAVEVQQLNRLTVRTKDKG; encoded by the coding sequence TGCGGGACCCAGCCGCAAGAGGGCACCACTCACACCCAGGGTGAGAAACTACCACCAGGACCCAAGGACCTGAGCCAGCTTCCAGATAGTGGTCCTACCTCTCTAGACTTGAAGAGATACCCGGCCACAGAATACAGTGGCCAGTCAAGGTCATTAAACAAGAATTGGCGTGATCAGCACTCGTGGTTGGATTACTCTGTTACCCAAGATGCTGCATTCTGTTTCGCATGTCGTCTTTTCAGtcacacacacttcagtaaaactgagaaGTCCTTCATCCATGAAGGCTTCCGGAATTGGAAGAAGGCGACTACATCACTGAAGTCCCATGATAACTCTGCAGGACACAAGTTTGCCATGCAAGCTTGGGCAgagtttaaattgcagaaaacaaagtGTGCAAGGATTCAACATGCTCTCGATACAAACCATgctaaaactgtggaggaaaaccgacattacataagagccgtgatagatgcactgctctacacagcctgtcagaatgaagcccagagaggtcacagggaaggtagtcagtcaAATAACAGGGGCAATTTCCTGGAACTTCTTGACATGATTTTCAGGTATGATGAAATTGTGAAGAAGAAGCTGAGTGGTCCTGGCAATGCCAAGTACATGCACCATGATATCCAAAACGAACTGCTTGACATCATAGCTGGAATGATCAGGAAGAATATCAGCAAAGAGATCATGAAAGCTGAGCATTTTGCTCTAATGGtggatgaaacaaaggatgtgagcaaACAAGAACAGCTGTCCATTATGGTTAGGTACCACCACCAACAGAGCCTTCACGAGGAGTTTCTGGACTTCACAGGTGCTGAGGGTTTGGATGCAGActcattgctcaagaaaatcATGGAGACTCTGGCTAAATGTGGTATTGTCCATAATGCCTGCATTGGCCAGTGCTATGACGGTGCTGCAGTCATGTCAGGGCACAACAGTGGCGTACTGGAGAGGTTCAGGAAAGAGGTGTCTCAGGCTGTGTATGTCCACTGCTATGCACACAGGCTCAACCTTGTGCTAGTTGATTGTATGCACAACGTCCAGGCTGTAGCAGAATTCTTTGAgacaattcagaagctgtacaaattcttctCTACATCAGTTGTGCATGATGAATTTCTAAAGGTACAGAAGGAACTTGAACCCGTGAACCAGCACATAGAGTTGAAGCGACTGTCAGACACAAGATGGACCTGCCAACATGCTGCTTGTCTGGCTGTGAAAAGAACCCtccctgccattgtgacaaccctaaagcGTTTTGTGGAGGGGGACAATGTCCACAGAGCCATTGAATCAAAGGGCCTAGATCAGCAGTTCATAACCAGTCTAGTGGCCATAGTaaaactactgctgatgacaaaacagctatcagaccacctccagtcacctgacctgcagctggcctcttcagaggacctagtacaatctgtcatctctggtctctcagaaatgagaactgaagcagcatgcaaagacttggaagagtctgctgaggatatatgtaagaaagtgggaatacaGACTGAAACGGTGCATCAAGGTGGACAGCAAACTGCCCTcagacacctggacgaattcataatcacatctagtactggccaaagaAATGAACCAACACCAaatgccaggagacacaccttctattccatcatagacaggatgatcaacgagctgaatagaagattctcctctaatgcctgcagtgttctgatgggtacagctgcattgaaccccaaacactccgtatttctggacaagcaagcactcttaggaatggcagcaaactatggtgtggcagagaatgacctcgcagtggaggtccaaCAGTTGAACCGGCTAACTGTCAGGACGAAAGACAAGGGGTAG